A stretch of Argiope bruennichi chromosome 10, qqArgBrue1.1, whole genome shotgun sequence DNA encodes these proteins:
- the LOC129988021 gene encoding major facilitator superfamily domain-containing protein 6-like, with protein MENPTCFINCFGRYKVGINKFLLSIKISLFCWFAGAQTTAVFISLYLKSQGLTIADLSLMFTFSVVFQFIAGLISGVFADKIGRVKPFLFIHGSIFLIALTCFTIMPKLDECAAKKITFDCIDEEIRAMHPCQILLDNFHTDSCTIVYKENETHYDENQNCPFVSLLLRGDNRLENGHFNETSGFCLYQVGFKNYSTQDIPSCDAQDCNTFQMICSSKNLLNCQNNRSLWIILYGILIIIYNTSGTNVYRFFDVITMDLTNQYNSDFGKHRLWSILGILFGPPLAGFILHVSALDGNDQKYTPAFVCSFIFTVFSLIPVWNVNPKFHKPAPAVWKKTFEFVMNTEILLFLILLFTMGISFGFLTIYGRWYLQDLGASDFLIGAAAGVSALCGLPLLYASKWILIKAGLRNFFVLCLLTYTFYCFSLSFIREPLLAIAIEVVNVFAYYLFWVAAIEYCDKVAPVELQATMKVLAGSLHYNTARLGATAIGGYVMKDFGGRVAYRVTGGLCLGYAIFYGTYLIIERLRKKKVGV; from the exons atg GAAAACCCAACATGTTTCATCAACTGTTTTGGAAGATACAAAGTAGGCATTAATAAATTTCTGCTGTCAATCAAGATCTCACTATTCTGTTGGTTTGCAG GAGCCCAAACCACAGCTGTTTTCATTTCTCTTTATCTAAAGAGTCAAGGTCTAACAATAGCGGACTTATCTTTGATGTTCACCTTTAGCGTAGTTTTTCAATTCATTGCAGGCTTGATTTCTGGAGTGTTTGCAGACAAAATTGGCCGCGTGAAACCCTTTCTTTTCATTCATGGATCCATTTTCTTAATAGCCTTAACATGTTTCACTATTATGCCTAAGTTAGACGAATGTGCTGCCAAAAAGATCACTTTCGACTGCATTGATGAAGAAATCAGAGCAATGCATCCTTGTCAGATTTTATTGGATAACTTTCATACAGATTCATGCACAATAGTTTACAAAGAGAATGAAACACATTATGATGAAAATCAAAATTGTCCATTTGTTTCTCTATTACTAAGAGGGGATAACAGACTTGAAAATGGACATTTTAATGAAACTTCAGGTTTTTGCCTATATCAAGTTGGATTTAAAAACTATTCAACTCAAGACATTCCTTCATGCGATGCTCAAGACTGCAATACATTTCAAATGATTTGTTCAAGCAAGAATTTATTGAATTGCCAAAACAATAGATCGCTTTGGATAATTCTTTATGGAATCTTAATCATCATATACAACACATCTGGGACAAATGTGTATAGATTCTTTGATGTGATCACGATGGACCTAACCAATCAGTATAATTCTGACTTCGGGAAACATAGACTTTGGTCTATTTTAGGCATATTATTTGGTCCTCCACTTGCTGGATTCATTCTGCATGTATCTGCTTTAGATGGTAATGATCAAAAATATACCCCTGCGTTTGTCTGCTCGTTTATATTTACTGTCTTTTCGCTCATTCCAGTCTGGAATGTCAATCCGAAATTTCACAAACCTGCTCCAGCTGTATGGAAAAAGACTTTTGAGTTTGTAATGAACACggaaatacttttattcttaattcttctttttaCAATGGGGATTTCGTTTGGATTTCTGACGATTTATGGGAGATGGTACCTACAAGATCTTGGAGCCTCAGATTTCCTCATCGGTGCAGCTGCTGGAGTGTCTGCTCTATGTGGACTTCCTTTACTTTACGCGTCcaaatggattttaattaaagCCGGCTTGCGCAACTTCTTTGTCCTCTGCTTACTCACATATACTTTCTATTGTTTTTCCCTTTCATTCATACGAGAACCTTTGCTTGCGATTGCAATTGAAGTCGTAAATGtgtttgcttattatttattttgggtAGCGGCAATTGAGTACTGTGATAAAGTTGCTCCAGTTGAACTTCAAGCAACTATGAAAGTCCTTGCCGGAAGTCTTCATTATAACACTG
- the LOC129988016 gene encoding maltose permease-like isoform X1 — protein MTVQKDLEKKIQSFTINIYKGFKVEINKIFIPVKIALFCWFAGAYTMTVFTPVHLKSKGFTIAHLSVFTATSVLLQCLSNVVSGIIVDKTGRSKPVLLTYLVMFIAISLAFTQMPSVKECKSSKIRFQCHKDDNESRLTVEAPCTLLTDNYGDISCLIDNITNLNTSSYNEECKSLNHISSTLNIGLEKKQPANDSDVCNYDANSQNQTINTSELCKGENCKSFEMNCTSKEFMNCNSRREFWIIIYGIMINFLYFTHTTIYRLFDVIVTSLTYEYNADFGRQRVFSILGSLSGPPLTGLILHKSGFTADFKYSLAFVMSSAFTLLSALALSMVSVKAHVPATKMWKQSLELVKKLDVFLFLLLVIVMGSTFGFQSTYSSWYLQDLGASDLLLGINRGAAALYGLPFLYSSKWFINKFGERNLFVLGLLGHAIYNFSFALLKEPWFALAVQLTVILTYHLFWVAVMHNIEKIAPECLQATVKILAGTLHFSIGKVITTMVGGIVMSALGGRTAYTVMGSVVSVYGIIYGIYVLVLHLRRSRKFTPGAEEPKEDVH, from the exons GTGCATATACAATGACAGTTTTCACGCCTGTCCACCTGAAAAGCAAAGGCTTCACAATTGCTCACTTGTCCGTATTCACAGCTACAAGTGTTCTGCTACAATGTTTAAGTAATGTTGTGTCGGGAATTATTGTAGACAAAACAGGTCGTTCAAAACCCGTTCTTTTGACATATCTTGTCATGTTTATCGCCATTTCCTTAGCTTTTACACAAATGCCCAGTGTAAAGGAGTGCAAGTCAAGTAAAATTCGGTTCCAGTGCCATAAAGATGACAATGAATCTAGGTTGACTGTTGAAGCACCGTGTACACTCCTGACCGATAACTATGGAGATATTTCATGTCTTATAGATAACATAACAAATTTAAACACGAGCAGTTATAACGAAGAGTGCAAATCGTTAAATCATATTTCATCCACACTGAATATCGGATTGGAAAAGAAACAACCAGCAAATGATTCAGATGTCtgtaattacgatgcaaattcaCAAAATCAAACTATCAATACTTCTGAATTATGTAAAGGAGAAAATTGCAAATCATTCGAAATGAATTGCACCAGTAAAGAGTTTATGAATTGCAATTCTAGGAGAGAATTTTGGATTATTATTTATGGTATCATGATAAATTTCCTCTACTTCACTCACACTACCATATACAGACTTTTTGATGTCATAGTCACAAGCTTAACATATGAGTACAATGCTGATTTCGGCAGACAGAGGGTCTTTTCAATTTTAGGATCTTTAAGTGGCCCACCTTTGACGGGATTGATCCTGCATAAAAGTGGCTTTACCGCAGATTTCAAGTACTCGTTGGCCTTTGTGATGTCCAGTGCTTTTACGCTTTTGTCAGCACTTGCACTAAGTATGGTCAGCGTCAAAGCACACGTCCCTGCCACAAAAATGTGGAAGCAGTCCTTGGAACTTGTTAAAAAGCTTGATGTGTTTCTGTTTCTGCTTTTGGTTATTGTAATGGGATCTACATTTGGATTTCAGTCAACGTATTCCAGCTGGTACCTACAAGATTTAGGGGCTTCAGATCTTCTGCTAGGTATCAATAGAGGTGCAGCTGCGTTGTATGGACTCCCTTTCCTCTATTCATCAAAGTGGTTCATAAACAAGTTTGGAGAGCGCAACTTGTTCGTTTTAGGACTCCTTGGACATGCGATTTATAACTTCTCGTTTGCATTGTTAAAGGAACCGTGGTTTGCTTTAGCCGTCCAATTAACTGTCATTCTCACCTACCACCTGTTTTGGGTTGCAGTGATGCATAACATTGAGAAGATTGCCCCGGAATGTTTGCAAGCGACAGTGAAAATCTTGGCAGGAACTCTTCACTTCAGCATTG GCAAAGTTATTACAACAATGGTTGGTGGCATCGTGATGAGTGCCCTGGGAGGACGAACAGCGTATACGGTGATGGGAAGTGTGGTGTCAGTTTATGGCATTATATATGGAATTTATGTTCTCGTTCTACATCTCAGACGGAGTCGAAAGTTTACACCAGGAGCCG AAGAACCCAAAGAAGATGTCCACTGA
- the LOC129988016 gene encoding maltose permease-like isoform X2, which produces MTVQKDLEKKIQSFTINIYKGFKVEINKIFIPVKIALFCWFAGAYTMTVFTPVHLKSKGFTIAHLSVFTATSVLLQCLSNVVSGIIVDKTGRSKPVLLTYLVMFIAISLAFTQMPSVKECKSSKIRFQCHKDDNESRLTVEAPCTLLTDNYGDISCLIDNITNLNTSSYNEECKSLNHISSTLNIGLEKKQPANDSDVCNYDANSQNQTINTSELCKGENCKSFEMNCTSKEFMNCNSRREFWIIIYGIMINFLYFTHTTIYRLFDVIVTSLTYEYNADFGRQRVFSILGSLSGPPLTGLILHKSGFTADFKYSLAFVMSSAFTLLSALALSMVSVKAHVPATKMWKQSLELVKKLDVFLFLLLVIVMGSTFGFQSTYSSWYLQDLGASDLLLGINRGAAALYGLPFLYSSKWFINKFGERNLFVLGLLGHAIYNFSFALLKEPWFALAVQLTVILTYHLFWVAVMHNIEKIAPECLQATVKILAGTLHFSIGKVITTMVGGIVMSALGGRTAYTVMGSVVSVYGIIYGIYVLVLHLRRSRKFTPGAEPKEDVH; this is translated from the exons GTGCATATACAATGACAGTTTTCACGCCTGTCCACCTGAAAAGCAAAGGCTTCACAATTGCTCACTTGTCCGTATTCACAGCTACAAGTGTTCTGCTACAATGTTTAAGTAATGTTGTGTCGGGAATTATTGTAGACAAAACAGGTCGTTCAAAACCCGTTCTTTTGACATATCTTGTCATGTTTATCGCCATTTCCTTAGCTTTTACACAAATGCCCAGTGTAAAGGAGTGCAAGTCAAGTAAAATTCGGTTCCAGTGCCATAAAGATGACAATGAATCTAGGTTGACTGTTGAAGCACCGTGTACACTCCTGACCGATAACTATGGAGATATTTCATGTCTTATAGATAACATAACAAATTTAAACACGAGCAGTTATAACGAAGAGTGCAAATCGTTAAATCATATTTCATCCACACTGAATATCGGATTGGAAAAGAAACAACCAGCAAATGATTCAGATGTCtgtaattacgatgcaaattcaCAAAATCAAACTATCAATACTTCTGAATTATGTAAAGGAGAAAATTGCAAATCATTCGAAATGAATTGCACCAGTAAAGAGTTTATGAATTGCAATTCTAGGAGAGAATTTTGGATTATTATTTATGGTATCATGATAAATTTCCTCTACTTCACTCACACTACCATATACAGACTTTTTGATGTCATAGTCACAAGCTTAACATATGAGTACAATGCTGATTTCGGCAGACAGAGGGTCTTTTCAATTTTAGGATCTTTAAGTGGCCCACCTTTGACGGGATTGATCCTGCATAAAAGTGGCTTTACCGCAGATTTCAAGTACTCGTTGGCCTTTGTGATGTCCAGTGCTTTTACGCTTTTGTCAGCACTTGCACTAAGTATGGTCAGCGTCAAAGCACACGTCCCTGCCACAAAAATGTGGAAGCAGTCCTTGGAACTTGTTAAAAAGCTTGATGTGTTTCTGTTTCTGCTTTTGGTTATTGTAATGGGATCTACATTTGGATTTCAGTCAACGTATTCCAGCTGGTACCTACAAGATTTAGGGGCTTCAGATCTTCTGCTAGGTATCAATAGAGGTGCAGCTGCGTTGTATGGACTCCCTTTCCTCTATTCATCAAAGTGGTTCATAAACAAGTTTGGAGAGCGCAACTTGTTCGTTTTAGGACTCCTTGGACATGCGATTTATAACTTCTCGTTTGCATTGTTAAAGGAACCGTGGTTTGCTTTAGCCGTCCAATTAACTGTCATTCTCACCTACCACCTGTTTTGGGTTGCAGTGATGCATAACATTGAGAAGATTGCCCCGGAATGTTTGCAAGCGACAGTGAAAATCTTGGCAGGAACTCTTCACTTCAGCATTG GCAAAGTTATTACAACAATGGTTGGTGGCATCGTGATGAGTGCCCTGGGAGGACGAACAGCGTATACGGTGATGGGAAGTGTGGTGTCAGTTTATGGCATTATATATGGAATTTATGTTCTCGTTCTACATCTCAGACGGAGTCGAAAGTTTACACCAGGAGCCG AACCCAAAGAAGATGTCCACTGA